In Brassica napus cultivar Da-Ae chromosome A3, Da-Ae, whole genome shotgun sequence, the sequence AGCACATTGCTTCTCTCAAGGCCTTGCTGTTATTGATGTAATGATCACAATCAAGATTCAAGATGAAAGGTCCATTTGTAAGGACTGCCGAAACTCTAACCTGTTCATTTGAAAAGTATCCCGGTTAGCTAACTAGCCGGTTaggctaacaaaaaaaaagtcagtgAACAAAGAAGTCAAAATCCGAGATCAGAAACATACAAGTGCATTCATAGCACCAGCCTTTTTGTGGTGCTGGAATCCTGGTCGCTTTTCTCGAGAAACATACACCAAACGCGGAAGCTCATTGCCCTCTGCATCAAGCCCACCGTTTTGCCCTAAGAAAACCTGCATTCAACAAATGCTACTTCAACAATGAACTGCCAGAGAGAGAAAACGAGAGCATATTCGATTTCCTTAAAACCCAATTTCATTTACCTGGATCATTCCTGGATGGTCTCTTGTATTATTTCCAGGCCATGGTGTGCCATCTTGCATAACCCACCCTTCTTCAGGACATTTAAGGGCCTTAGAAACAAGTGCATTGATTCGGATCTTAAATTCCTCATATTCCCTCTGCAAGAAAATAGAAGGTCAATATATGATAGACTCAAATAACAATGAGGGTGTGACTACATGGCGAAAACTAGAAACATACCTTCATAGCTCTACGATCTTTGACAAATGATGTCTGAACTTTATCCTTCAGATAATCTATTTTCGCAGCAAAATACCATTCTGGTGCGCGAGGCTCAATGCTATATTTCTTGCAGAATGGTACCCATTTACGAGCAAACTCTGATGTTTCTGCAAGTGCTTCAAATGATAACATAGCAGCACCATCATCAGAAACATAACAGGACACCTTGTCAACCGGGTAGTCAACAGCCAAAATAGAGAGCACTGTGTTAGCAGTCACAAGGGGTGGCTCCTTCAAGGGGTCAACAGTACTCACGAAGATGTCCACAGCCGCTAGCTGTGAAGGCTCACCTTCACGATCATATCTGTTTCAAAATTGAGCATGACCAGATTAATATGGGAACTAGTATAGGGAGTCAAATTTTTTGAGTAATTGCCTCAGAAGAATGGGGAAATAGAACATACCTTAAAGCAAGCCTATCTAGGTAGGTTTCACGGTTGACAGGAAACCATTTGGGAAACTGATCCAAAATCCAGGAAAAGGCAAACCAGATCTCACATATCACTGAGATCAGCCACAGAGTGAAGGCATTTGGCACTGGATTTGTTATACGGTAGTGCAAGAAGAGACATAGAATGACAAGACGCAACATAATAACCATTCGGTAAGGATTGATCCTTGATGAAGGAATCGAAACTTTCCTCGACAGAGGCTGTCTCGCTTCGTCATTcctgtattaaaaaaaaaaaggaaaataagcATCAAGACACTGCTAGATAGGAAGGTGCTTAGATTATGCAATTACGaatcaaaagagaaaacaaaacaaggACTCACAGCAAAGCCTCATCTGCGAGGATATCAGTGCTGGCATCAATATCTCCTCCACCTCTTTCAGAAGCAGCCTGGGTGCTCACAGGACCACCATTATTCTTCTCCTGCTTCATTTTCCAGCCATCAACTCTCTCCTTCCAAGCTACATTCCCTAGTCCAACAGGATCCGAAATCCTTCTATGTGCTACACCACGAATGAAAACATAGTTCACTGTCAGAGCTTTGACGTAAAAAAACGCCTAGCTAGGCAATGTAATAGCCAGATAATAAGGATATTTACGTGATTGATTGATATCAGATGAATAGGGAAGGCGCTTTCCACCACCAATGGTAGAAGAAACAGAGAGGCGTTCAGGCGAGGCAGCAGAAAACTCTCCTGAAGTCTgtaaaaaaaagcaaaagacaCACAAATCATATTCCAAATCTGTGAATTGCTAATGAATGTCAATGCCTTACCTCTTGTCTACTGGTGAGACGAGGGAGATGATTATGAGAAACCTCTTTGTCATACTCAGGCTGCCCCATCTCCTCTCCTTTGCCACGTGTAAGATGCCACCCAAGCATCCTCTCCGAAATCTTCTCCTTCTGCGGGTAGCTTAACTCAACAGTTGCTTCATCAGCGAAGACATCCTCATCTTTATCACCAGGAATAGCAGGACTCCCTAGAAATCAACAAACTATAGTAAGACTTATCCATAGCTTTCAAGAACACTCAGATCATAAAGGAATAATCTAACCCTTGTGCCTCTTGTAAGTGGTTTTGCACTGAGGACAAGATTGATTCCCATCCTTCCTCTCAAACTCATAGCAAGGCCTGCAAACCGGGAATCCACAAACATCACACGCCACGAACCGGTCTCCATCAACAGTCTTGCCTACATTGTCACTACAGATCTGGCATATCTGGCCGCCGACGCTCGTCATCGGCTTACCCTACCAATAATCAAGGCGAATCACACATTCCAAATTTAGAAACCTTACTTAAATCAGATCTCTACAGTACTCAAATCAGATTCTATGCGAACATACCGCGGTTTCTCCTTCGGATTCCATATACGATCAACGAATCGTAGGGAGAGTTCAAATCTGCTGGGGATAAGCGAAATGCGATTAGATCTGAGGAGATCGGAGTGAGAAGAGAAGTCAAAATCTGAGAAAGGAGAGTGAAAGCTTACCATGAGTATATGTGACTCTTCAGATCTCTTTGAATCTGTGATTCTCTTAAAGAGAGAGTATATGTAAGTAAGTAAGCAAGGGAGAACGAATCTTTAGATGGCTCTTTCGATATGCAAGCTGCTCCTTTGTCTCTGCTCGTCActcttcaattttttaaaatatttatatttgtaacAAATCATATCCGTcggtagaaaaataaataaatcattttcatAGCCAGCCAAGCATGAAGCAACCACCACCTGACCACCACCACCGACAACTCCACGgtaatttttttagttactGAATTACAGTGTCAGTAAAAAGTGAAAAAAGCGCTAAGGATGATGAAGATGACAATAACTGGGCCAACATTAAAGGCCCAATAAAGCGCGTGAATTGGTTTGTTTACGGTTCATGTTCTTATCTCAAAACCTAATACGGACTAAACCGGATCGAACCGAGTCCAATAATTGGTAAAACTGTAGGTCTTCTGCATGTGGGCAGTGGACAGAGAGAGACAGACTGTAAGTTGACGAAAGGGAGAAAATGGCAAACATTTGAATCCCAAAGAGCGCCACTATCTCTTCGCTACCCGACAAATCTTCCCTCCTTTTTCACGCCTCCCTTGTCCCTCTCTCTATACCTTCTTCCTCCGCATCGTAACTCGTAAAACCCTACAATCCTCTCCATAAAGAAACCATCCTCTGTTTCTCCCCCTTTCTTCTCCTCTGCGATCTGAGCGTTTGTTCCTCTCTACCTAATCAAATTCAGGTCAGTGGATTCTATGTTTTATCTATGTTTTTGTAGATCTTATGATCTGAGTTtgatggtgttttttttttgtatgggtTCTTCATCTGAATGCCAAAAGTTATTGAATTTCGATTACAAGTTCGTAAAGTTCGAATTTTTACTTAGAAAAATGAATACTTTCGAATCcaatttcatgatttttttttcctccagATCATATTATTGTCTTCCCCTTTGTGTCACTTGTGACAGCTCTTCAAGATATTTTTGCCggattttgtttaattttgctCAGGTTGGTTTGGTGTTTTTGCTTGATCATTGTTTTAACCAGTGATTCTCTTTACCTTTTGTAGATGGATTCTCCTACAGAAGAAACTAGACTTGAGATCTCTGGCGATACACGCGAGTGGTCAGAGAATTCGCTTGAAGAAGTCTCATCAGGTACGTGAATCTTGTCTAATTCATTCATGTCTCTTCGTtgattgtgttttgtttttgttaatatgtttTACATCAAACTCTCAGGGTTAGACCAAGGTGCCTCTTCCCCTGTAACTCCAGAGTCTGACAGATTACATGCAGCTCTCAGCTTTGGAAACGGAAGTTCAGATGTTTCTCCAAATCATGAGTCTGACTCTTCTTACTCCGAGTTAGACTCGGAAGCTGAGGCCTTTTACTCATCTCTTAACCACCAGCTGGTCTCATCAGGGACGATGGATGGTCTTGAGTTAGGTGAGAAGCCAATGAGCTACAGCGAACTGGTGAAGAAGCTTGGTCAATTCGAGGAAGAGCTCAGGACTAAAAGCCTAAAGCTCCAAGAATCTGAACAAGAGATTGAAAAACTAAAGGGTGAGGCTGAGAAGAGAGACTATGATGCTCTTCTTGCTGAGCTTGAAGCTGCAAGGAGGGAGATAGAGGCAAAGGACGCAGACATTGAGACTGAGAAAAGGCGAGCCCTGGAGATGCAAGGACAGGTGGTTGATTTGGAATCTCAGCTCTCAGACTTGCGTTTCAATGTAGGGAATGTAGTGGACGAGCTTCATGCGAGTAAAGAGTGTTTAGCTGCAGCAGATGCTGAGATCTCAAAGCTCTCTACCGAAAAAACAAAGCTGGAGAGTGATGTTTCTAGTTTCTTAGAGAAGCAAACCTTCTTGGAAGATCAGATTAAGCGTTCTGACGCAGAGAAAATGGAGATGAAGAGCAACGAGGTGAAGCTGGAAGCTGAGATCAATGCATTGAAGACAGGCTTAGCATCAAGAGATGAGCGTATTGAAGCGTTGAACAAGGACTTCGATAAGCATAAGCTGAGGTACGACATGTTGATGGCAGAGAGAGATGGAGTTTGCGCTGAAGTAGACAATCTAAAAGCGGAGATGAGGGCAAGAGACATCCAAATCAAGCAAATGGAGGAGCGAGTTAACCAGCTTGTGTCTGAATCAGGAAATGCTAAGAACACTGTGGAAGAGCTGAGGGAGATGGTTAAAGAACTGGAGAAGCAAGCAGAGTTGCAGAGGTATGCGATATCAGAAGGTGAGGAAGAGAAACGAGAGGCGATAAGACAGCTTTGTTACTCTCTGGATCATTACAAAAGCGGATACAGACAGCTTCTGCGGTTTCTCTCGGGCAACAAAAAGCAACATCAGGCAACAATGGTCGTTTGATTTAGATGAATGCTCTATCTCCCCTTTGCTTATTCCTTATACCATTAATATGTCTTCCTTTGTCCCATACTGTGTGTTCTCTTTCGTGTCAGACATTTAGTATCTACAAGTTACTGTTTATTATTTCATGCTGATGTCATCATGACGCAAAGCCTGGGTATTAAAAGCTTAGAGAAGAAAAAGTCAAAAGGCCAAAGACAAACCGAATCCTCCAATATCTCAACTTGGTTGACTCTCTCCCAATATAAGAGTTGGAGTTAATGTGAAATGCTGATAAAAGCTTTTTTGAATCTTATTACTGAATTACTATGGACATTTATTACtgatttattatatgttttgtcAAAAGGTATTTGAATGAACACTGCATCTTcgactaaaatataaatgatagaaactaaacaaaaattgaagggcaattgtcaataatagcacattttgaagtttatgtctcaaaaatgacactagaaggagaaagtcataaaaatgacattcattaaagggtaaaatatctctaatacccttggtttaaaattaaataaacaaataaaaataaataaaaataaataaaaaaataaaaaaaaaaataaaaaaaaaaaattatagtttcagattatatgttttcagattcgaaatttttataatttttttttttgaattttttttttcgattttttttatttttttttaattttctttttataatttaaaaatactttttgaaactgtttttaaaatttttatttttattttagtatttattttttataaaattttaaactctaattccaaaactccactccttaactctaaaccctaaagtttggattaattaactcaaggggtataagtgtatatttacctctttaatgaaacttatttttgtgactttgagagcatctccaatgtattaccccattttttactccaaaatggtgtaacaccaaaatggagtaaggttttactccaatgtattactccattttctactccaaaaataatatttcttaaataatttcatttttattttattaataattgcaaataaaatcttatacttataaaaatttaccaattaaccccaattattttatgtttacgataataattaaaatataaattatttaaattaaatatttattattaaaaagtacaagaaatcattaaaaaagacaacatatatataggttCAACAATGagcattagaatatttttcccacaaatgatcaactaatgcatttcgtaatgaaaaatgagcttctttatttttgatattcctaaatcgagcaagaaaattttgaaatcggacattttcatcttctgcaaTTTCAATATATGGAGGTGGAGCTTCTCTTTCAAGTTCAATTGGTGCATCAAGTTCACGCTcattttcatcttctgcaatttcatgttattgtatcattttaaatattatttaagtaaaaaatagaaacattaaagattcaaaggatcattttataaataaaaaatgttcaactccaaaatggagtaatgagtaagattactccataaatggagtaaccctagccattactccatttttaactccaaaatggagtggggttggagaagattttactccataatgatgtttggagttgaaaatggagtagggttggagatgccctgaacgagtgctactttgggaacaaaaacttggtttggtgctatcctagtctttttctcaaaattgaACCAAGAATTAATATGATTTGAACGAGTCTGTTTTTTATAATGCTGATTCCAATTCTATTTCGTGTTACAAGTTTGTGCTTGGTcaaatcatttattattttatttctttaaatagtATAATAATATCAGACCATATCATTTCAAGATTGGTCATGATCTGCATGACTTTGTTTCTAACTAACTAAAGAGAATAGACATGAAAATTTCGAAACTTCAACTTTGAGAGAGTCCATTGCGTCTCATTTTCTCATTCTGTATTGTGTAAACACACATGCTTGAGTGCGTAATTATGCATCCCCATGCaaataaagttatatatatataatttatactatttacactatatattattagtttattattatGGGTATTAGGTTGTAAATGTGTTTGCATGTGTGAAATGACTTTAGCAAGACTGCTGGCGACGAACTTTATTAGTTAGAAACAACAGATAATCATTTAAAGATAGCTAAAAAGAAAAGGTTCACATATGccctttaaatttcttttttttcttgaaaaagggCATGCATGCCCTTTAAATTTCACttttaatgatttcttaattAAGGTTTTGTACGCAAATATAGCTAAGACGTGTTTGGATATAAGTAAATTGCTTTGTGTTGTCAGATGTAAACGGTAATTCTATGATTTCTTGCTTTGAACTTATGCTTATCTATTGGAGATATAAATGTAGCAAAGACAAATAGTTTTGATAactaacaaataaatcaaatgtTAATTGAGACTTACACTTATAATTAGGGATTCAAAACTTCTTGATCactaacaaataaatcaaagatTCGTGAAAGTTCTTTTGCAAAAGAAGCTAAGAATCGAAACATCATTGTTCTCATGTAGCTCATACCGGATTAGATAGAGGTGGTTTTTGGAACCAGTTTTTCCAGTTTTTTAGCAGCTAAAACTTGATCTTATTGTATGGatagtttgacaaaaaaatcaaaagtgtTTTTAGAATGAGAAGTGGCTCTCAAGTAATATAATTAtacatttgaaaaattaatttgactttttaaataaaataggtTCTTGTTCATGCCTTGAAGTTTAGTAACATCTACAAGAAAATAGTAGTGGTCCCAAATATAGAAGACTGAATACATATATGAAGTTGAGAAGACTTGAATGATAAATGAacttgatttgatttgagaacCGTATCCACATAGTCATTGGACTAGGCAGAGAAAACAAATGTAGAAGTCACCTCTATAGGAGGACTCCACAACCAAAGGTTTGACTTCTTCTTCGGAATCACAAAGCCAAAACGATAATCTGGAAAGGTAAATAGACAGCACAAAACGATAAAATACCGAGTCTGCTGCCGACCATTAAccttaatatttttcaaaaataaaattggtTAATATAATGTCCAGACAGATCGTTaataatgtaataaaattacCCAAAAAGTATTattaagaaaatgaagaaaaaacttTTATTGACACGGAAAAATAGAGACTTTTCTCAGAAGAGAAACATAGTAAAAAAACCTGTCCAAAGATTTGGCCTTTTGTCactgtttctcttctttctacTTCGTCCCCACGACATGAGATTCTTCTCTCTCTAGggcctctctctctatataatCTGAATCTTCTTGTCTTTcttctttcacaatctctcaACTTATAAGAGCTTAAGTTCTTGATTCCTCATGGATTCCTGTGACAAGATCTCATGGATCCTTGAATGATGTAATCTTTGCTTTCTCTCCATCCCGACCCGGATCCGTAACCAGCTCTCAGACCCGGTTTGTTACCATTTTTAAACCCCCATTGAAATTTAACTtctttttgtttcctttctccTCTTGATCATACCGTGTTGACCTTCAATCTTTTTTGGTCTCCGCTCCAATTCTCTGTAGATAGTTGAAGAACTTCTCAAAGTTTCCATCTTTATTCTATCTCTCTCATCAAGTTTTGATTCAGAAGATTGGATAAAGTCATCAGCTTTGGTACTAACCAATGGCGAGCAAGTCCGGGCAGAGAGTTCGGTTGGTGAAATGCCCCAAGTGCTTAAAGATTCTACAGGAAGACGAAGATGTTCCTGTTTATCAATGCGGTGGTTGCTCAGCCATTCTCCAaggtcatttttttttattataaagtctTTAACTTTACCATTTTGATTTCGCCTAAACATTAATGTGATCTTGAATTTTAATGCTGAGCTCAAACCAGTTGTgtagttctgtttttttttcttgtcatgATGTCTCTCTGTTATTGAACTTGTTTGTTTGCTTCTTTGGTTCAGCCAAAAGACGGAGCACTGCTCCAAAAACTGCACCAAGTGCAGGAGAAGCAGAGAGGGCTCAAGCAAGTGAGTCTTCAAACACTGCACCAAGTGCAGGAGAAACAAAAGGGGCTCAAGCTAGTGAGCTTCCAAGCACTCCACCAAGTGCAGGAGAAGCAGAGAGGGATCAAGCCAGTGAGCATCCAAACGCTGTACCAAGTGCAGGAGAAGCAGAGAGGGATCAAGCCAGTGAGTCTCCAAACGCTGCAACAAGTGGAGGAGAAGCAGAAGGGGTTCAAGCCAGTGAGTCTCCAAACGCTGCACCAAGTGCAGGAGAAGCAGAAGGGGCTCAAGCCAGTGAGCATCTAAACACTGCAACAAGTGGAGGAGAAGCAGAAGGGGTACAAGCCAGTGAGTCTCCAAACGCTGCACCAAGTGAAGGAGAAGCAGAAGGGGCGCAAGCCAGTGAGCATCTAAACACTGCAACAAGTGCAGGAGAAGCAGAGGGGGGTCAAGCCAGTGAGCcgccaagcgagcctgaaacCAACAATGTGTCCAGCAGCTCAGGGCAGGACACGGTTCTTGCTTCACCCTCAGGCCAAGAAGATGAGAAGGATCAGGATGGATCCATGGAGTCCACTGAGAAGCAGCTTGATGGCTTAGAGTTATCTCAAGGAGAGGAGAGGAATGAAATCCAACTGCGCGAACTCTCACTTGGTGATTCTGAcaagaatgaagaagaagacaactcCAGCAGGTTGAAGTCTGATATGAAATCCGTGGCTGGGACTAGCTCAGGAAGCTTGAATGATGATCCTGTGATGGAAGCAAGAAGAACTAGTGATTCGTCTAGTGATGCTTTCCACAAGCTTGAAGCTGAAATCTCTCCTGATGCTTCTCCAATTGAAGAGGAGCAACAAGACCAAGAAGATCATCTTTTTCAACCTCACAGGGACTCAACAGATGATCTTCCTGCAAACAAGACTTCTTCTGCATATGATGGGAGCAAGTCTTCCTCCGACGAAAGAGAAGACCAAGAAGAAAACCAACAATGGAATGCTCTTCAGAACATAAGATACCCTCAAACTTTCAAGGAGCAAGGTGGAAGTTCCTCATCTACTTTCTCTGACAAGAGGCCAAGTGGGACTACCACACACAAGGAACGGCATCAGTACAAGTCTCTGCAACTTGAGGGGCCAGGAGGACGTCTTGGAAGACAAGGGAGGAGACACGTCTCAGAACAACTTCGACCAGACGTGCCTTTATATCCGAGAGAACCATACGCACGTCTAAGCCCTTCTTCATATCCATCACACGATGTGTTTGATCGCTATTCCCGTGCACACTCGCTTCAAATGCCTCCTCCATACGAGGGTGTTGACCATATGTatcacaacaacaacacaagGGCAAGAGAACGGGGACAAGGGAGTAGGTTCTCAGGAGAGATGACGAACCATCCCGGTTGGTATTCAAGTCAGATGTATAGCTCTTACAGCTCATACTCCGCAAGTCCACAGAGACTAATGGAACAACAGCCTGAGTATTACCCGAGATGGAGCCATGAGATAGTCTCTGATGCTGAGGATCATCAGCGTACTAGACATGAGGCCCGTCTTCGTCGACAACAGCCTGTGGCCAAGCGTCATATCCGTCCAACGGCCGGTGGAGCCCCTTTCGTCACCTGTTACAGCTGCTCAGCAAACCTACAGCTTCCTGTAGACTTTCTCATTTTCAAGAGGAAGTATCATCTCCTCAGATGCGGCACTTGCACCACTGTTCTCAGATTCTCGCTTCAGTCCAGAACTCATTTAGTTCCTGCAGTAACACATGACATAAACGCTAACAGGAGTAGCAATCCCGAAAACCCGAGCTCCTCTGCTGCtcaggaagaggaagaggaagaggagataCCTGTGGCTAGAGGCTCACCGCTTCATCGGCTAATGGGATATTCTACTGTAAGCCAAGTCTTTAAAGCTTCTCAGCGTCCTCCTTCTGTGTAAGATCTCTCTGCTTCTTCTGATCAAGCAACGAGAAGCTATTGCATTTTTCTAGATCGATAGTTTTGCCATTGGTTTTATCATTCTTTGTCTCACATGTTTATAGGTAAAAAAGATTTGTTTCTGCACTTCTGTTTTAAGGTTAGAGAAAACCACAACACTTGTGCAAAATTATACACAAAAGATATATGTTGTATATACAGTCATCTAGCATATGTTTGTAACAATATTGAATTCAGCATTATTCCTAGTTTTTATCAATCTACTTTACCACTTGTAAGTGGAGTATATGAGTATGAACTTAGTTGAAGCTGTCCTTGTATCGATTCATCCTCCTGTTGGACACGACAGAGATTCGCTGATCCTGCAGCATGTTCAGGTTTGGAGCTAATAGTCTCGTGTACCGATCGAAATACAGAAGTTGCTTCATTAGAAGTGCAAACTCTCTCGGGAACTTCAGCCCATATGATTCGCTAACCCGAACCTATACAGAATAAATAAAACTTGTTTTCATCTGTATGCAAATCCTTAAAGCTCAAAACCAACTTGGTTAAACTTTCATCAATGCAACTTCTGAATGCTAACAAactttaatataaaaacaatttttttaaacagcTACGTCTAATTAATGCTTACCAGGTCGAGGAAAAGAGCATTCATCTGTCTCTCGTCCACAACTACGTTAGCAGCAACAGCAGTTCTGTCTGAGTTTGGTCCGCGAGCTGTAGCCACTACTATCTCTGTATCTAGTTCCTGCAAGAAGAGATTCACTTCTCCCCATAAGATTAGTGATACTTATCAACAGATGTAGCTGGCTAAAGAGAGCAAATCTTTAGTTTAGCCTTTTTACTCCAAATTTTGAAAGAGTATAAATTGCTTGCCTGCATAGAAGAGAACATCTTTTCCAAGTCTCTTGCAAAAGCTTTGGCATCAACATCTCTATTTGTGGCGCCCATTTGAATCAAAGCTGAGGCCATGGATTCATATTCTTCAGTTGCAATGGACGCTAAAAATACTTCCATAGCATCCCATGTTTTGGGTGATATTCGACCAACAATGCCTGAAAATAATGCGGACACTTACTTAAATATACCACATGTAAGAGCTACTGCACCAATTAGGATTGAGGAATAATGATTTACCAAAATCAAGAAACCCAATCCGACCATCACGCAACAGCCATAAGTTCCCTGCATGTACATCAGCATGGAAACTTTCACAAGAAAGTAAACTTCCAAACCTGCATGTTACATTCACAAGAAGATCAATTCACTAACCGCTACTTTTAAAGGAGGAggacaaatattattttcaatagtGAATTTCAAAGATCTTACCACACATTAAGAGCTGTGATAAGGCTGTTTTCAGGACTGGAAACGAGCGATCTTATGGAATCTAGATCAGTAAGAGGAACTCCATATAGCCTCTCCATTGTAAGCACCCGCCGGCTGCTGCAGTGCTTATACACTCTTGGAGCACTGGCTTGTCCTGACAACCCCATGGATTCAAGATATCTCTTAAATGATTCAATGTTTTGAGCCTCCTTGTTAAAATCTACTTCTTCAAGCATTGACTCACGAATGTCCTTGACAATACCAACCTATCAATAGGATTATATTGTGTAGAGAGAGTATCTTAGCGGCAACTGTAAAATTAAGACAGAGGAGACAGGAGTATACCAGTGAAGTACGGCTGAACTCAGGACTAAGGAACTCGAATATACGGGCAACAACGTAGATAAAGTT encodes:
- the LOC106428042 gene encoding cellulose synthase A catalytic subunit 3 [UDP-forming], with translation MESEGETAGKPMTSVGGQICQICSDNVGKTVDGDRFVACDVCGFPVCRPCYEFERKDGNQSCPQCKTTYKRHKGSPAIPGDKDEDVFADEATVELSYPQKEKISERMLGWHLTRGKGEEMGQPEYDKEVSHNHLPRLTSRQETSGEFSAASPERLSVSSTIGGGKRLPYSSDINQSPHRRISDPVGLGNVAWKERVDGWKMKQEKNNGGPVSTQAASERGGGDIDASTDILADEALLNDEARQPLSRKVSIPSSRINPYRMVIMLRLVILCLFLHYRITNPVPNAFTLWLISVICEIWFAFSWILDQFPKWFPVNRETYLDRLALRYDREGEPSQLAAVDIFVSTVDPLKEPPLVTANTVLSILAVDYPVDKVSCYVSDDGAAMLSFEALAETSEFARKWVPFCKKYSIEPRAPEWYFAAKIDYLKDKVQTSFVKDRRAMKREYEEFKIRINALVSKALKCPEEGWVMQDGTPWPGNNTRDHPGMIQVFLGQNGGLDAEGNELPRLVYVSREKRPGFQHHKKAGAMNALVRVSAVLTNGPFILNLDCDHYINNSKALREAMCFLMDPNLGKQVCYVQFPQRFDGIDKNDRYANRNTVFFDINLRGLDGIQGPVYVGTGCVFNRTALYGYEPPIKVKHKKPSLLSKICGGSRKKNSKSKKDSDKKKSGRHTDSTVPVFNLDDIEEGVEGAGFDDEKALLMSQMSLEKRFGQSAVFVASTLMENGGVPPTETPENLLKEAIHVISCGYEDKSDWGMEIGWIYGSVTEDILTGFKMHARGWRSIYCMPKLPAFKGSAPINLSDRLNQVLRWALGSVEILFSRHCPIWYGYSGRLKFLERFAYVNTTIYPLTSVPLLLYCTLPAVCLFTNQFIIPQISNIASIWFLSLFLSIFATGILEMRWSGVGIDEWWRNEQFWVIGGVSAHLFAVFQGLLKVLAGIDTNFTVTSKASDEDGDFAELYLFKWTTLLIPPTTLLIVNLVGVVAGFSYAINSGYQSWGPLFGKLFFAFWVIVHLYPFLKGLMGRQNRTPTIVVVWSVLLASIFSLLWVRIDPFTKRVTGPDILECGINC
- the LOC106428035 gene encoding protein NETWORKED 4B-like; this encodes MDSPTEETRLEISGDTREWSENSLEEVSSGLDQGASSPVTPESDRLHAALSFGNGSSDVSPNHESDSSYSELDSEAEAFYSSLNHQLVSSGTMDGLELGEKPMSYSELVKKLGQFEEELRTKSLKLQESEQEIEKLKGEAEKRDYDALLAELEAARREIEAKDADIETEKRRALEMQGQVVDLESQLSDLRFNVGNVVDELHASKECLAAADAEISKLSTEKTKLESDVSSFLEKQTFLEDQIKRSDAEKMEMKSNEVKLEAEINALKTGLASRDERIEALNKDFDKHKLRYDMLMAERDGVCAEVDNLKAEMRARDIQIKQMEERVNQLVSESGNAKNTVEELREMVKELEKQAELQRYAISEGEEEKREAIRQLCYSLDHYKSGYRQLLRFLSGNKKQHQATMVV
- the LOC106427987 gene encoding protein ENHANCED DISEASE RESISTANCE 4-like, with protein sequence MASKSGQRVRLVKCPKCLKILQEDEDVPVYQCGGCSAILQAKRRSTAPKTAPSAGEAERAQASESSNTAPSAGETKGAQASELPSTPPSAGEAERDQASEHPNAVPSAGEAERDQASESPNAATSGGEAEGVQASESPNAAPSAGEAEGAQASEHLNTATSGGEAEGVQASESPNAAPSEGEAEGAQASEHLNTATSAGEAEGGQASEPPSEPETNNVSSSSGQDTVLASPSGQEDEKDQDGSMESTEKQLDGLELSQGEERNEIQLRELSLGDSDKNEEEDNSSRLKSDMKSVAGTSSGSLNDDPVMEARRTSDSSSDAFHKLEAEISPDASPIEEEQQDQEDHLFQPHRDSTDDLPANKTSSAYDGSKSSSDEREDQEENQQWNALQNIRYPQTFKEQGGSSSSTFSDKRPSGTTTHKERHQYKSLQLEGPGGRLGRQGRRHVSEQLRPDVPLYPREPYARLSPSSYPSHDVFDRYSRAHSLQMPPPYEGVDHMYHNNNTRARERGQGSRFSGEMTNHPGWYSSQMYSSYSSYSASPQRLMEQQPEYYPRWSHEIVSDAEDHQRTRHEARLRRQQPVAKRHIRPTAGGAPFVTCYSCSANLQLPVDFLIFKRKYHLLRCGTCTTVLRFSLQSRTHLVPAVTHDINANRSSNPENPSSSAAQEEEEEEEIPVARGSPLHRLMGYSTVSQVFKASQRPPSV